A genomic region of Papaver somniferum cultivar HN1 chromosome 7, ASM357369v1, whole genome shotgun sequence contains the following coding sequences:
- the LOC113294782 gene encoding uncharacterized protein LOC113294782, with protein sequence MLKDRYTTAVQIGRIYEPSIEGPISDAEETFAVQTRSMREADKEANEEMKESDDEDEESDKDQSMFDGGNEDEAKDDWRIPIHQYLDKGTLPADVKEERELESKAAMYNLRAGILYRRSFLVPLMRCLSRTEGRKILQDIHSGDAGNHSGRRSLAVKAKMQGYYWLTMDED encoded by the coding sequence ATGCTAAAAGACAGATATACCACCGCCGTGCAAATTGGAAGAATCtacgaaccttcgatagaaggacccaTCTCAGACGCTGAGGAGACCTTTGCTGTCCAAACTCGGTCCATGAGAGAGGCAGATAAAGAAGCAAACGAAGAAATGAAAGAATCAGATGACGAAGATGAGGAGTCTGACAAGGACCAATCCATGTTTGACGGAGGCAACGAAGATGAAGCAAaagatgattggaggattccGATCCACCAGTATCtggacaaaggtaccttaccagccGACGTTAAGGAAGAACGAGAGCTCGaatcaaaagcagcaatgtacaaccTTCGTGCTGGAATACTGTATAGGAGGTCGTTTCTCGTACCActaatgcggtgcctctcacgaaccgaagGGAGGAAAATACTCCAAGATATCCACAGTGGAGATGCAGGCAACCACAGCGGAAGAAGATCCTTGGcggtcaaagccaaaatgcaaggatactattggttAACCATGGACGAAGATTAA